A stretch of Castanea sativa cultivar Marrone di Chiusa Pesio chromosome 2, ASM4071231v1 DNA encodes these proteins:
- the LOC142625493 gene encoding NDR1/HIN1-like protein 13 — translation MEGRVPPPPPDGDDTDDNSLPLQSSGSKSLPPTPPPPPPPLLITPPPDMCSETYVIQIPKDQIYRIPPPENALFVERRGKKPVEKNKKSRPKCWVWITGSILVVLALIIALILVTLSIVYRSKSPSFSVAHVLVKYARNSTHKHSQSAGYTISLKANNPNEIMGIDYDSGGVVTLSSKGKKIATGKFPSLEQGETGFKKIKVFLKGTKETIPKEIEKSMKANKTKVPVSLTLNAKLRVKLKLGVIKTWIIDMDVACKFKVNTLGVGSMILSEECQN, via the coding sequence ATGGAGGGGCGGGTCCCACCACCGCCGCCTGACGGTGATGACACGGATGACAACTCTCTCCCTCTTCAATCATCAGGGTCAAAATCGCTGccaccaacaccaccaccaccaccaccaccacttctAATAACACCGCCTCCTGATATGTGCTCTGAAACCTACGTAATTCAAATCCCTAAAGATCAAATTTATCGCATTCCACCCCCGGAAAATGCCCTATTTGTGGAACGTCGCGGCAAAAAACCTGTTGAGAAGAACAAGAAGTCACGACCCAAGTGCTGGGTATGGATAACTGGTTCCATCTTGGTTGTTCTAGCACTTATAATTGCTCTAATCCTAGTGACATTGTCCATCGTCTATAGGTCTAAAAGTCCTTCATTCTCCGTGGCACATGTCCTAGTGAAGTATGCACGAAATTCTACTCATAAACATTCTCAATCAGCTGGGTACACAATCTCATTGAAGGCCAATAACCCAAATGAAATAATGGGAATTGACTATGACAGTGGTGGGGTTGTCACATTATCTTCCAAGGGCAAAAAGATTGCTACAGGCAAATTTCCATCGTTGGAGCAAGGAGAGACGGGTTTCAAGAAGATTAAAGTCTTTCTAAAAGGAACAAAAGAAACGATACCTAAGGAGATTGAGAAGAGTATGAAGGCCAATAAAACTAAGGTACCGGTCTCTTTAACTCTAAATGCGAAACTTAGAGTGAAACTGAAATTGGGTGTGATTAAGACATGGATTATTGACATGGACGTTGCATGTAAATTTAAGGTCAATACATTGGGGGTGGGTTCGATGATCTTGTCGGAAGAATGTCAGAACTAA
- the LOC142623314 gene encoding putative trehalose-phosphate phosphatase J encodes MTRQNVPLDPKSRISVTLEMTIPKSSSILTMAAQKPPPAPSGCITISRKKRVSNIEINGEARINSWLDSMKASSPTHIKATPLTDRDPSSFIVRHPSALDKFEQIIEASMGKKIVMFLDYDGTLSPIVDDPDQAFMPEDMRKTVKKLAKCFPTAIVTGRCRDKVYDFVRLAELYYAGSHGMDITGPAKGSKHKKGSSVLFQPASEYLPMIDEVFKQLVEKTKSTSGAQVENNKFCVSVHFRRVDEKKWCELAEQVKSVLKEYPKLRLTQGRKVLEIRPTIKWDKGKALEFLLESLGFANSTDVFPVYIGDDRTDEDAFKVLRDRGQGFGILVSKFPKETSASYSLQDPREVMDFLQRLVQWKRLHRQSGV; translated from the exons ATGACAAGGCAGAATGTGCCACTTGACCCAAAATCTCGTATCAGCGTGACACTTGAGATGACCATTCCGAAATCTTCATCAATCTTAACGATGGCGGCGCAGAAGCCACCACCAGCACCTAGTGGGTGCATTACCATTTCAAGGAAAAAGCGTGTCAGTAACATTGAAATCAATGGTGAAGCAAGAATTAACTCCTGGCTTGACTCAATGAAAGCCTCTTCACCTACACATATCAAAGCCACACCTCTGACTGATCGTGACCCCAGTTCTTTTATT GTTCGTCATCCTTCAGCCTTGGATAAGTTTGAGCAAATTATTGAAGCTTCAATGGGAAAGAAAATAGTCATGTTTTTGGACTATGATGGTACACTGTCTCCAATTGTGGATGACCCTGACCAAGCTTTCATGCCTGAAGAT ATGAGAAAAACTGTGAAAAAATTAGCGAAGTGTTTTCCCACCGCTATAGTGACTGGGAGGTGCAGAGATAAG GTGTATGATTTCGTACGCTTAGCTGAGTTGTACTATGCCGGAAGCCATGGCATGGACATTACAGGACCAGCAAAAGGCTCCAAACACAAGAAA GGGAGTAGTGTTCTGTTCCAACCTGCGAGTGAATATCTTCCTATGATAGATGAG gTTTTCAAACAATTGGTAGAGAAAACCAAATCAACTTCTGGGGCTCAAGTGGAGAATAACAAGTTTTGTGTCTCTGTTCATTTCCGACGTGTTGATGAAAAG AAATGGTGTGAACTGGCTGAACAAGTTAAATCAGTACTAAAAGAGTACCCAAAGCTTCGACTTACCCAAGGAAGAAAG GTGCTAGAAATTCGCCCTACAATCAAATGGGACAAGGGGAAGGCTCTTGAATTTTTGTTGGAGTCACTTG GATTTGCCAATTCTACCGATGTTTTTCCTGTTTACATTGGAGATGATCGCACTGATGAAGATGCATTCAAG GTATTAAGAGATAGAGGACAAGGTTTTGGCATTCTTGTCTCCAAGTTTCCAAAAGAAACTAGTGCATCTTATTCTTTACAAGACCCAAGGGAG gTTATGGACTTTTTGCAACGCTTGGTCCAATGGAAACGACTACATAGGCAATCCGGGGTGTAA